The Enterococcus sp. 7F3_DIV0205 genome has a window encoding:
- a CDS encoding DUF1433 domain-containing protein encodes MKIRYKILVAIGIMVVGISGLNYYSYNDYMNEQKERIELFFTYNYNNIDSLTFTKIKKNPTGSLNFYGYFNNDKENDFIGKIMPSQKEFERNNAMSSSFARENAKFENGKTYTVSEIEKIQRKERRENTEENSSSWFSDSAGLSKYSE; translated from the coding sequence ATGAAAATTAGATATAAAATTTTGGTTGCGATAGGAATAATGGTAGTAGGGATATCAGGACTGAATTACTACAGTTATAACGATTACATGAACGAACAGAAGGAGCGTATCGAATTATTTTTCACCTATAATTATAACAATATAGATTCACTTACCTTTACTAAAATTAAAAAAAATCCTACAGGCTCTTTAAATTTTTATGGATATTTTAATAATGATAAAGAAAATGATTTTATAGGGAAAATTATGCCTTCCCAAAAAGAGTTTGAAAGAAATAATGCTATGAGTAGCTCTTTTGCAAGAGAGAATGCTAAATTTGAGAATGGAAAAACCTATACTGTTTCTGAAATAGAGAAGATCCAACGAAAGGAACGCCGGGAAAATACAGAAGAAAATTCTAGTTCTTGGTTCTCCGATTCAGCAGGTTTATCAAAGTATAGTGAATGA
- a CDS encoding DUF1433 domain-containing protein has product MKTRYKFLIGVGIIIIGVAGLNYYSYNNYMNKQKERIELFFKYNYNNIDSLTFTETKKNPMGSLDFYGYFNSDKSNSFIGSVMPYQKEFERNNVMDGEFSRKNDKFKNRKTYTVSEIEKLKRKERRENTEENSTSWFSDSEGLSKYSE; this is encoded by the coding sequence ATGAAAACTAGGTATAAATTTTTAATAGGGGTAGGAATAATAATAATAGGGGTGGCAGGATTGAATTACTATAGCTATAACAATTATATGAACAAACAAAAAGAGCGAATCGAACTATTTTTTAAATACAATTACAATAATATTGATTCTCTGACTTTTACAGAAACAAAAAAAAATCCTATGGGCTCACTCGATTTCTATGGTTATTTTAACTCTGACAAATCAAATAGCTTTATAGGAAGTGTAATGCCTTATCAAAAAGAATTTGAAAGGAACAATGTCATGGATGGTGAATTCTCAAGAAAAAATGATAAATTTAAGAATAGGAAAACCTATACTGTTTCTGAAATTGAGAAACTTAAGCGTAAAGAACGTCGAGAAAATACAGAAGAAAACTCCACTTCTTGGTTCTCTGATTCAGAAGGTTTATCAAAGTATAGTGAATGA
- a CDS encoding 5'-nucleotidase C-terminal domain-containing protein — protein sequence MKKSVLKKVHLGLQVLMVSTLLLSTSATTALAIEQQTGESTQPESTTVSSTTSDESDTTAPTDQTKNSQRLTILGTSDVHGQLWNWSYEDDKQTPVGLSQVSSVVQNIRSENPNGTILIDNGDMNQGTILTDDLYNKTPLIEKPNPMIKAMNYMKYDAMVLGNHEFNFGLDLIKKLKSEAEFPILSANTYVKESNNRFVGGTTKKDIDLDGDGTKDLTVGIIGLTTPQIPLWDGAKVDSLYFNPLKEEAERAVAELKDETDIIIASMHAGRQSSDPAASADQVITNVAGIDAYILGHDHRSFAEKIQGPNGLVPVAGPKDTGTEMIKIELDIEKSADKWQVKNSDAAIVSTKTVPADEALKAETKEYHDKTREFISEKIGTATGDFLPAEEVKGIPEAQLRPTAMISLINNVQRKATGAQLAASALFKADSKLNAGDISYSNIFDIYKYPNTLVSVNITGENLLEYMENQADYYNTPGPDDLTISFNEKIRVYNYDVFSGISYKIDISKPHGERIINPTIDGKPVDLAANYTIAMNNYRYEGLLTQGLVTGEPIKSTDPETLRGLIADYIREKQTLDPAQEIEHNWEVIGYHFNNNWRKLAVQLVNDGTLQTQPAADGRTPNVKPITKQDVRNAGYAPDSETFTIMHTNDVHGRLEGNGKDVLGSARLKTYKNVINPDLLIDAGDSFQGLPISNFSKGKDMVKVMNEVGYDAMAVGNHEFDFGLDTALEYKDELNFPILSNNTFKDGKLVFEPSTIVEKGGNKYAIIGVTTPETATKTHPNNVVGVTFADPIAETKKAIQTIKDSGETITAYVVTGHLGIDETTPHEWRGDTLAETLSKEFPDLNITVLDGHSHTAVDGGKQFGNVMYTQTGNYLNNVGLVNVDLTDLSKKTASLTPAETLADLEEDPAVKALVDQARANFEAWGSEVVIENNPYQFNGERDNVRTRETNLGNLIGDAMLAYGQHGFKNQADFAVTNGGGIRANIEPGKVTLGDVIAVMPFGNSISQIKVTGAEVKEMFELSLRSMAQKDENGNIILDDYNQPKLGANGGFLHVSSTIRVHYDSTKKGSLLPADEGNGTDKTIVGERILQIEVQDRTTGKFAPIDEKATYHMATNDFLAAGGDGYDMLGGEREEGPSLDTVLINHLKQATNLRLYDAATNIDLAQYKEAFPGERIISISEAEFNKKNKPEPVPNPDPKDPTKTKPDEIKTTKPGGKTADYPKMGETIVAYGSLGLLVIGFSGYGFYEYNRKRKIG from the coding sequence GTGAAAAAGTCTGTTTTGAAAAAAGTACACCTCGGGTTACAAGTATTGATGGTTTCAACCTTGCTTTTAAGTACTAGTGCTACTACTGCATTAGCAATCGAGCAACAAACTGGCGAATCAACACAACCAGAAAGCACTACTGTTTCAAGTACAACATCAGATGAATCAGATACCACTGCTCCAACTGATCAGACAAAAAACTCACAACGACTGACTATTTTAGGCACTTCAGATGTTCACGGACAGCTATGGAACTGGTCATATGAGGATGATAAACAAACACCAGTGGGTCTTTCTCAAGTTAGTTCTGTCGTCCAAAATATCCGTTCAGAAAACCCTAATGGTACAATTCTGATTGACAATGGAGATATGAACCAAGGAACAATATTAACAGATGATCTTTACAATAAAACACCTTTGATCGAGAAACCAAATCCGATGATCAAAGCAATGAACTATATGAAATATGATGCCATGGTGTTGGGGAACCATGAATTTAACTTTGGACTAGATTTAATCAAAAAACTCAAAAGCGAAGCTGAATTTCCAATTTTATCAGCGAATACTTATGTCAAAGAATCAAATAACCGCTTTGTTGGCGGAACAACAAAAAAAGATATTGATTTGGATGGTGATGGCACCAAAGACTTAACAGTCGGCATCATCGGCCTCACAACACCACAAATTCCATTATGGGATGGCGCTAAAGTAGATAGCTTGTATTTCAATCCATTGAAAGAAGAAGCTGAAAGAGCGGTAGCTGAATTAAAGGATGAGACTGATATCATCATCGCTTCGATGCATGCTGGACGTCAAAGCTCTGATCCTGCTGCGAGTGCAGATCAAGTCATCACTAATGTCGCTGGCATCGACGCCTATATTTTAGGACACGATCATCGCTCTTTCGCAGAGAAAATTCAAGGACCAAATGGGCTTGTTCCTGTGGCAGGTCCAAAAGATACTGGAACTGAAATGATCAAAATCGAACTTGATATCGAAAAATCAGCCGACAAATGGCAAGTAAAAAATAGCGATGCCGCTATCGTAAGTACTAAAACTGTTCCAGCAGATGAAGCCTTAAAAGCCGAAACAAAAGAATACCATGATAAAACGAGAGAATTCATCTCAGAGAAAATCGGAACAGCCACGGGAGATTTTTTACCCGCTGAAGAAGTGAAAGGCATTCCTGAAGCTCAGCTTCGACCTACTGCAATGATTTCACTGATCAATAATGTACAGCGAAAAGCAACTGGCGCACAACTTGCTGCTTCTGCACTCTTTAAAGCAGACAGTAAATTAAATGCAGGAGATATTTCTTATTCCAATATTTTTGATATTTATAAATACCCTAATACACTAGTCAGTGTCAATATCACTGGAGAAAATCTACTGGAATACATGGAAAATCAGGCGGATTACTACAATACACCTGGTCCTGATGATTTAACGATCAGTTTTAATGAAAAAATCCGAGTATATAACTATGATGTCTTTTCTGGAATTTCTTATAAGATCGACATTTCTAAACCACATGGTGAGCGTATTATCAATCCAACAATTGACGGAAAACCAGTTGATCTTGCGGCAAATTATACGATTGCCATGAATAATTACCGCTACGAAGGTCTATTGACCCAAGGTCTTGTGACAGGTGAACCAATCAAGTCTACTGATCCTGAAACATTGCGTGGATTGATTGCCGATTATATCCGTGAAAAACAAACACTTGACCCAGCACAAGAAATCGAACATAACTGGGAAGTGATCGGCTATCATTTTAATAACAACTGGCGGAAATTAGCTGTACAGTTAGTGAATGATGGTACATTGCAGACTCAACCAGCTGCAGACGGTCGTACCCCAAACGTTAAACCGATCACGAAACAAGATGTGCGCAATGCTGGTTACGCTCCAGATTCAGAAACATTTACGATCATGCATACCAACGATGTTCATGGACGATTAGAAGGCAATGGAAAAGATGTTTTAGGTTCGGCACGTTTGAAAACGTATAAAAACGTGATCAATCCAGATCTCTTAATCGATGCAGGAGATTCATTTCAAGGCTTGCCGATTTCTAATTTCTCTAAAGGCAAAGACATGGTCAAAGTGATGAATGAAGTGGGCTACGATGCCATGGCTGTCGGAAATCATGAATTTGATTTTGGCTTGGACACGGCACTAGAATATAAAGACGAATTAAATTTCCCAATCCTATCAAATAATACTTTTAAAGATGGAAAATTAGTCTTTGAACCCTCTACAATCGTTGAAAAAGGTGGCAATAAATACGCAATTATCGGCGTAACCACACCTGAAACAGCAACAAAAACACATCCAAACAATGTAGTTGGTGTGACTTTTGCTGATCCAATCGCTGAAACAAAAAAAGCCATCCAAACAATCAAAGATTCAGGGGAAACAATCACTGCCTATGTCGTTACTGGACACCTAGGTATCGACGAAACAACTCCACATGAATGGCGCGGTGATACTTTGGCAGAAACACTAAGCAAAGAATTTCCCGATTTGAATATTACTGTTTTAGATGGGCATTCTCATACAGCTGTTGATGGCGGAAAACAATTTGGAAATGTTATGTACACCCAAACAGGGAATTATTTGAATAATGTCGGTTTAGTCAATGTGGATTTGACAGATCTTAGCAAAAAAACAGCTTCATTAACTCCTGCAGAAACCTTAGCAGATTTAGAAGAAGATCCTGCTGTTAAAGCTTTAGTTGACCAAGCCAGAGCAAATTTTGAAGCATGGGGTTCAGAAGTTGTCATTGAGAATAACCCTTACCAATTTAATGGTGAGCGCGACAATGTACGGACTAGAGAAACGAATCTAGGGAATCTGATTGGCGATGCTATGTTAGCTTACGGGCAGCACGGCTTTAAAAATCAAGCTGATTTTGCAGTAACAAATGGTGGCGGTATTCGAGCAAATATCGAACCTGGAAAAGTGACACTAGGAGACGTTATAGCTGTAATGCCATTCGGTAACAGCATCTCTCAAATCAAAGTGACAGGTGCTGAGGTCAAGGAAATGTTTGAGCTTTCGCTTCGTTCAATGGCTCAAAAAGACGAAAACGGCAACATCATTTTAGATGACTACAATCAACCTAAACTTGGCGCAAATGGTGGATTCCTTCATGTTTCAAGCACGATTCGTGTCCACTATGACTCAACCAAAAAAGGGTCACTATTGCCAGCAGACGAAGGCAATGGTACAGACAAAACCATCGTCGGGGAACGAATCTTACAAATTGAAGTCCAAGACCGTACCACTGGAAAATTTGCACCGATCGATGAAAAAGCAACTTATCATATGGCGACTAATGACTTCCTAGCTGCAGGCGGTGACGGTTATGATATGTTAGGCGGCGAACGTGAAGAAGGTCCTTCTTTAGACACAGTCTTAATCAATCATTTAAAACAAGCAACCAATCTTCGCTTATACGATGCCGCAACAAATATCGATCTAGCACAATATAAAGAAGCCTTCCCAGGCGAACGAATCATTTCTATTTCAGAAGCTGAATTTAATAAGAAAAACAAACCCGAACCTGTACCAAATCCAGATCCAAAAGATCCCACGAAAACAAAACCAGACGAGATCAAAACAACTAAACCTGGCGGAAAAACAGCAGATTATCCGAAAATGGGTGAAACAATTGTTGCTTACGGCAGTTTAGGATTACTTGTTATTGGATTTTCTGGTTATGGTTTTTATGAATATAATCGTAAACGAAAAATCGGATAA
- a CDS encoding ribose-phosphate diphosphokinase has protein sequence MSKHYFDPRLKIFSLNSNRPLAEKIAAAVGVELGKSSVNQFSDGEIQVNIEESIRGSHVYVIQSTSSPVNDNLMELLIMIDALKRASAKTINVVMPYYGYARQDRKARAREPITAKLVANMLEKAGATRMLTLDLHAVQIQGFFDIPVDHLMGAPLIADYFMEHGIQGDDVVVVSPDHGGVTRARKLAEYLKAPIAIIDKRRPKANVAEVMNIIGHVEGKTCVLIDDMIDTAGTISLAANALQEAGAKEVYASCTHPVLSGPALQRIEDSAIKRLVVTDSIYLSDDRKIDKIDEVSVGELIGDAIKRIHENKPVSPLFETKRR, from the coding sequence ATGTCAAAACATTATTTTGATCCAAGATTGAAAATCTTTTCTCTTAACTCGAATCGTCCGTTAGCGGAAAAAATCGCAGCAGCTGTCGGTGTCGAATTAGGAAAATCTTCTGTAAATCAATTTAGCGATGGTGAAATTCAAGTAAACATCGAAGAAAGTATTCGTGGTTCTCACGTGTATGTTATTCAATCAACAAGTAGTCCTGTCAATGATAACTTGATGGAATTATTGATCATGATCGATGCTTTAAAACGTGCCAGTGCTAAAACAATCAATGTTGTAATGCCTTATTATGGTTACGCACGTCAAGATCGTAAAGCACGTGCCCGTGAACCAATTACAGCGAAACTTGTTGCAAATATGCTTGAAAAAGCAGGAGCAACTAGAATGTTGACATTGGATTTACATGCAGTGCAAATTCAAGGATTTTTTGATATTCCAGTGGATCATTTGATGGGAGCACCATTAATTGCAGATTACTTTATGGAGCATGGCATTCAAGGTGATGACGTTGTTGTTGTTTCTCCAGACCATGGCGGTGTAACTCGTGCCCGCAAATTAGCTGAGTATCTGAAAGCGCCAATTGCTATTATCGACAAACGTCGTCCAAAAGCAAATGTTGCCGAAGTCATGAATATTATTGGACATGTAGAAGGAAAAACATGTGTATTGATCGATGATATGATCGATACAGCTGGAACGATCTCACTTGCTGCCAATGCGTTACAAGAAGCTGGTGCAAAAGAAGTATATGCGTCATGTACACACCCTGTTTTATCAGGACCTGCGTTACAACGCATTGAAGATTCTGCTATCAAACGTTTAGTTGTGACGGATTCTATCTACCTTTCTGATGATAGAAAAATCGATAAAATCGATGAAGTCAGCGTGGGTGAATTAATTGGGGATGCTATCAAACGTATTCACGAGAACAAACCAGTTAGCCCATTGTTTGAAACGAAGCGTCGTTAA
- the rsxC gene encoding electron transport complex subunit RsxC codes for MFFRMKGKLGGVMVQKNKWLTKLESITELSAPKQIILPMNMHIGKPAKIVVSIGQEVKIGTLIGAKDGLISANIHSSVSGTVEKIEQRIIGVNEVSVVVIKNDFKDTYEIPQSRNENIVDLIKNNGIVGMGGAGFPTDVKFLFKEQQQMETLIINAVECEPFVTADRRIIIEQLNDFIEGISLLQEMLSIKQCVIAIESSSEEAILKLNAKIDNDRIKLKILPNHYPQGAEKIVIKAVLGTELPVGKLPIDLNVGIMNVSTVLATFHALKENRPLIDRVVTVSGTPIKTPQNLRVRIGTPIEHVIEACGGFIESPMKLINGGPMMGKVIQNLDEPVTKTTSLILALTREEAEIPEEQNCIRCSECVNACPVNLQPISISNAYRAGDIEETKRLGVLNCIDCGACSYICPSKIDILGDIRAAKQKVLESR; via the coding sequence ATGTTTTTTAGAATGAAAGGAAAGCTTGGCGGTGTTATGGTTCAAAAAAATAAGTGGCTAACCAAGCTAGAATCAATCACAGAGCTAAGTGCTCCCAAGCAGATTATCTTACCAATGAATATGCATATCGGTAAACCTGCAAAAATTGTTGTTTCCATTGGTCAAGAAGTGAAAATAGGAACATTGATCGGCGCAAAAGATGGCTTGATTTCAGCCAACATACATAGCTCAGTTTCAGGAACTGTTGAAAAAATTGAGCAAAGAATCATTGGAGTAAACGAAGTATCAGTTGTAGTCATCAAAAATGATTTTAAAGATACATATGAAATACCACAATCAAGGAATGAAAACATAGTTGATCTTATTAAAAACAACGGAATTGTCGGCATGGGCGGAGCTGGTTTTCCAACAGATGTAAAATTTCTTTTCAAAGAACAGCAGCAGATGGAAACGTTGATCATTAACGCGGTCGAGTGTGAACCCTTTGTCACGGCTGATAGACGAATTATTATTGAGCAGCTGAATGATTTTATCGAAGGAATCAGTCTGCTTCAAGAAATGCTATCAATCAAACAGTGTGTGATTGCAATCGAAAGTTCATCGGAAGAAGCAATCCTAAAACTGAATGCTAAGATCGATAATGACCGTATCAAACTGAAAATTTTGCCGAATCATTATCCTCAAGGGGCTGAAAAGATCGTTATTAAAGCGGTCCTTGGAACTGAACTGCCAGTAGGGAAATTACCGATTGATTTAAATGTTGGAATCATGAATGTATCAACGGTGTTAGCAACATTTCATGCGTTGAAAGAAAATCGACCATTGATCGATCGAGTTGTGACGGTTTCTGGTACACCGATCAAGACGCCTCAAAACTTACGCGTAAGAATCGGCACACCGATCGAACATGTCATTGAAGCGTGCGGTGGCTTTATTGAAAGCCCGATGAAATTGATCAATGGCGGACCAATGATGGGAAAAGTCATTCAAAATTTAGATGAACCAGTCACAAAAACAACTTCGTTGATTCTTGCGTTGACTAGAGAAGAAGCGGAAATCCCTGAAGAGCAAAATTGTATTCGCTGTTCAGAATGTGTGAATGCATGTCCCGTTAATTTACAACCGATCTCTATCAGTAATGCGTATCGAGCAGGTGATATTGAAGAAACAAAACGCTTAGGTGTGTTGAACTGTATCGATTGTGGTGCATGTTCGTATATTTGTCCGTCAAAAATCGATATTTTAGGTGATATCCGAGCGGCGAAGCAAAAAGTATTGGAGAGTCGATGA
- a CDS encoding RnfABCDGE type electron transport complex subunit D encodes MVNKEYTSTGPFMGPHIREKWTSQWIMQQVLIALAFPTIAATYFFGWWSLVMVVVSIVACVGLEFSFQKIVHKKVTISDYSAVITGWLLALTLPVTAPLWTLLIGDFIAIIIVKQLTGGIGRNWLNPAVAARVLLKLFFSPWITNWVTPQPDVVATATPLADLGNFAREVSPTTPDLFDLFMGYGLGGPIGETCKFALFLSAVYLIARKIINPLVPILTLGSFYSAILLYSGFDFSFANAHLLSGALIFAAVFMVTDYTTSPLTDKGKYIFAIGCGVLAVVLRISLDLPGGIGVAILVMNLLTPLINRYTVSRIYGE; translated from the coding sequence ATGGTAAATAAAGAATATACAAGTACGGGACCATTTATGGGCCCTCATATTAGAGAAAAATGGACCTCTCAGTGGATCATGCAGCAAGTGTTGATTGCTTTAGCGTTTCCAACAATTGCTGCTACTTACTTTTTCGGCTGGTGGTCATTAGTAATGGTAGTGGTAAGTATTGTTGCCTGTGTAGGTCTGGAATTTTCTTTTCAGAAAATAGTTCACAAAAAAGTGACGATATCGGATTACAGTGCGGTGATTACAGGGTGGCTTTTGGCTTTGACATTGCCTGTGACAGCGCCGTTATGGACATTGCTTATTGGAGACTTTATTGCGATTATTATTGTAAAGCAGTTGACTGGCGGGATCGGCAGAAATTGGTTGAACCCAGCTGTGGCAGCTCGTGTATTATTGAAATTATTTTTCTCACCATGGATCACAAATTGGGTCACACCGCAACCAGATGTTGTCGCAACAGCAACACCATTAGCTGATTTAGGCAATTTTGCTAGAGAGGTTTCACCCACGACACCAGATTTGTTTGATTTGTTTATGGGGTATGGTTTAGGTGGACCGATTGGAGAGACGTGTAAGTTTGCGTTATTTTTATCAGCTGTTTATTTGATTGCACGTAAAATCATCAATCCGTTGGTTCCTATTCTAACATTAGGCTCGTTTTATAGCGCAATTCTGTTATATAGCGGGTTTGATTTTTCATTTGCTAATGCTCATTTGCTGAGTGGCGCATTGATTTTTGCTGCAGTCTTTATGGTGACGGATTATACGACTTCGCCGTTGACGGATAAAGGGAAGTATATTTTTGCGATCGGCTGTGGTGTGTTGGCAGTGGTCTTGAGAATTAGTTTGGACTTGCCGGGTGGAATTGGTGTGGCGATTTTGGTGATGAACTTGCTGACACCGTTGATCAATAGATATACGGTGTCGAGGATTTATGGGGAATGA
- the celB gene encoding PTS cellobiose transporter subunit IIC encodes MNKVFTFLETKLMPPLNKVANLRFIRAIMQAGIITVPFTIVGSIFLIINNLPQIIPPLAPFFESTILKFAPFYSVATTMSIGSIAIFYCLATAYYLTDIYRKEESDGLSSFVGAILGLFAFLMTIVQTDIVDGGAQLIQSESETSIVYNGVALGGWVTRFSGVGIFIGIITAVIATQIYRWCVKKNITIRMPEGVPDGVSKAFASLIPAIFIAFVMLFINTILAVFHTDLHGLLSKPFEFVKDLTGSWLGIIVIMLLIHLLWAVGVHGTAVIKNSFINPILLVALTENIDGGSNIFAGDFVNMYIFIGGAGSTLGLVLLMIFVAKSDQLKVLGKAAVLPGLFNINEPVIFGAPIVYNPYLIIPFIVTPLINVTVAYFATSLGLVNKVITGIPWISPVGIGAFLGTGGDFRAVLIALINLAVSIICYYPFFKMYDGKLYGEQMAAVDKD; translated from the coding sequence ATGAATAAAGTATTTACGTTTTTAGAAACAAAACTCATGCCCCCTTTGAATAAAGTTGCGAATTTGCGCTTTATTCGCGCGATTATGCAAGCTGGGATCATCACAGTGCCGTTTACAATCGTCGGCTCGATCTTTCTGATCATCAACAATTTGCCGCAGATCATTCCACCACTCGCACCGTTTTTTGAAAGTACGATTTTGAAATTCGCGCCATTTTATAGTGTGGCGACTACCATGTCGATCGGTTCAATTGCCATTTTTTACTGTTTAGCGACGGCTTATTATCTAACCGATATTTATCGAAAAGAAGAAAGTGATGGGCTGAGTAGTTTTGTTGGGGCGATTTTAGGGTTGTTTGCCTTTTTAATGACGATCGTCCAAACGGATATCGTTGATGGCGGTGCCCAGTTGATTCAATCAGAAAGTGAAACGTCGATCGTTTATAATGGGGTTGCACTTGGTGGCTGGGTCACTCGTTTTAGTGGCGTTGGGATTTTTATTGGGATCATTACAGCAGTGATTGCGACACAAATTTATCGCTGGTGTGTGAAAAAAAATATTACGATTCGGATGCCAGAAGGCGTACCTGATGGTGTAAGTAAAGCTTTTGCTTCATTGATTCCTGCTATTTTTATTGCGTTCGTGATGTTATTTATCAATACGATTTTAGCGGTATTCCATACTGATTTACATGGATTATTATCAAAACCGTTTGAGTTTGTAAAAGATTTGACGGGTTCTTGGTTGGGAATTATTGTCATCATGTTGTTGATCCATCTACTTTGGGCTGTTGGGGTTCATGGAACAGCTGTGATCAAAAATAGTTTTATCAATCCGATTTTATTGGTGGCATTGACTGAAAATATTGATGGCGGATCGAATATTTTCGCTGGCGATTTTGTCAATATGTATATCTTTATCGGAGGTGCCGGTAGTACACTTGGATTGGTTTTATTGATGATTTTTGTGGCAAAATCAGATCAGTTGAAAGTCTTGGGAAAAGCCGCAGTGCTGCCTGGTTTGTTTAATATCAATGAGCCAGTGATTTTCGGAGCACCAATCGTTTATAATCCTTATTTGATTATTCCATTTATTGTGACACCTTTGATCAATGTGACCGTTGCTTATTTTGCTACTTCTCTTGGCTTAGTGAATAAAGTGATCACTGGGATTCCTTGGATTTCGCCTGTGGGGATCGGGGCATTTCTGGGAACTGGTGGTGATTTTAGAGCGGTGTTGATTGCGTTGATTAATTTGGCCGTTTCGATTATTTGTTACTATCCGTTTTTCAAAATGTATGATGGGAAGCTGTATGGAGAACAGATGGCGGCTGTTGATAAAGATTAA
- a CDS encoding glycoside hydrolase family 1 protein: MTHTFPKNFLWGASISAHQTEGAYQSDGKGLSVQDTRQRDNHEIANFTVAVDHYHHYKEDIRLLAEMGIKIFRFSIAWTRIFPTGRGEINQKGIQHYSDVIDELLKYGIQPYITLNHFDLPQALEDEGGWSVRSTVDAFKRYAETLFEAYGDRVTHWLTINEPNIMLLVDKKILGKEIPLQEKYQQFHHLMIAEKYAFKRCHELIEGGQIGPVPNISLVYPATSKPMDNQAALYFNSVRNWAYLDFSCFGRYNAVFKDYLNRNDITIEFAAEDQELMEHNFPDFVAMNFYTTVTVEKPTEKDGMANGISDQQSEDIMEWGFYKGFTNPYLKKNEFNWTIDPDGLKTTLQTLYDRYHLPIIITENGLGAKDELTDDGKIHDSYRINYLNQHIDQCLQAIEAGVDLIGYSPWSAIDLISVHEGISKRYGFIYVDRTEHDEKQLTRYKKDSFYWYQTLIDTNQLPS; encoded by the coding sequence ATGACACATACATTTCCAAAAAATTTCCTATGGGGCGCGTCGATTTCCGCCCATCAAACCGAGGGCGCTTATCAAAGCGACGGTAAAGGATTAAGTGTGCAAGACACACGCCAAAGAGATAATCATGAGATCGCTAATTTTACAGTCGCTGTAGATCACTATCATCATTACAAAGAAGATATTCGTTTATTGGCTGAAATGGGCATCAAAATCTTTCGCTTTTCGATTGCCTGGACACGAATTTTCCCAACTGGACGAGGAGAAATCAATCAAAAAGGAATACAACATTATAGCGATGTGATTGATGAATTACTAAAATACGGTATTCAACCTTACATCACCTTGAATCACTTTGATTTACCCCAAGCATTAGAAGATGAAGGTGGCTGGAGTGTCCGCAGTACCGTAGATGCATTCAAACGGTACGCTGAAACGTTGTTTGAAGCCTATGGTGATCGCGTAACACACTGGCTGACGATCAATGAGCCGAATATCATGCTTTTGGTGGACAAGAAAATCCTAGGTAAAGAAATTCCATTACAAGAAAAATACCAACAATTTCATCATCTAATGATCGCTGAAAAATATGCCTTCAAACGTTGCCATGAATTGATCGAAGGCGGACAAATTGGGCCTGTTCCAAATATTTCTCTTGTGTATCCTGCAACCAGCAAGCCGATGGACAATCAAGCTGCCCTTTATTTTAATAGTGTTCGTAATTGGGCCTATCTAGATTTTTCTTGCTTTGGTCGTTATAACGCAGTCTTTAAAGACTATTTAAACCGCAACGATATCACGATTGAATTTGCCGCTGAAGATCAAGAATTAATGGAACATAACTTCCCTGATTTTGTTGCTATGAATTTTTACACCACCGTCACTGTCGAAAAACCAACTGAAAAAGACGGTATGGCAAACGGCATCAGCGATCAGCAAAGCGAAGATATTATGGAGTGGGGCTTTTATAAAGGCTTCACCAATCCTTATTTGAAGAAAAATGAATTCAATTGGACCATCGATCCTGATGGCTTGAAAACCACTTTGCAAACGCTGTATGACCGCTATCATTTACCAATCATTATCACTGAAAATGGTTTAGGCGCTAAAGATGAGCTGACAGATGACGGGAAAATCCATGACAGTTACCGTATCAATTATTTAAATCAACATATCGACCAATGTTTACAAGCTATTGAGGCTGGTGTTGACCTGATTGGTTATAGTCCGTGGTCAGCGATTGATCTGATCAGCGTTCATGAAGGCATCAGCAAACGTTACGGATTTATTTATGTGGATCGTACTGAACACGATGAAAAACAACTCACTCGCTATAAAAAAGACAGCTTTTACTGGTACCAAACATTGATTGATACGAATCAATTGCCCTCTTAA